A part of Streptomyces sp. NBC_00557 genomic DNA contains:
- a CDS encoding SMP-30/gluconolactonase/LRE family protein — protein MSRSIHRRTFLTGAAATAVALAAPAAAAATARPRISTAFTLPDDRAYPEGIALDPRTGDAFVGSFTTGAIYRAAAGSRAAEVFLPAGADGRTTANGLKADRAGRLWVIDHTAGIDVYDLRDRCLLARFEVPERDQPFLNDLVITADGTAYATDSVRPVIYRITPAEVARGGRAPLAPRFDLSGAVPPHTPAAYTLNGIVADPTGRLLFVVDMTGGGLYRVDVTDGSVRQVALRGGDLVNGDGLELAHRTLWAAHNRSNTLTRWRLSPDGAEARLTRTLTDPALQIPTTLAHTPHGLLVVRSQFDKGGPMGPGTPAAPFTVARVTGM, from the coding sequence GTGTCCCGTTCGATCCACCGCCGTACCTTCCTGACCGGCGCCGCGGCCACCGCCGTGGCCCTCGCCGCACCCGCGGCGGCCGCGGCCACCGCCCGGCCCCGCATCTCGACCGCCTTCACCCTCCCCGACGACCGGGCCTATCCCGAGGGCATCGCCCTCGACCCGCGCACGGGCGACGCGTTCGTCGGCTCCTTCACCACCGGCGCCATCTACCGGGCCGCCGCCGGCAGCCGGGCCGCCGAGGTCTTCCTGCCCGCCGGTGCGGACGGCCGTACGACGGCCAACGGGCTGAAGGCCGACCGGGCGGGCCGCCTGTGGGTCATCGACCACACCGCCGGAATCGACGTCTACGACCTGCGCGACCGCTGCCTGCTGGCCCGCTTCGAGGTGCCGGAGCGCGACCAGCCCTTCCTCAACGACCTCGTGATCACCGCGGACGGCACGGCGTACGCCACCGACAGCGTGCGGCCGGTGATCTACCGGATCACCCCGGCCGAGGTGGCCCGCGGCGGCCGCGCACCGCTGGCCCCCCGCTTCGACCTGAGCGGCGCGGTACCGCCGCACACGCCGGCCGCGTACACCCTCAACGGGATCGTCGCCGACCCGACCGGACGCCTGCTGTTCGTCGTCGACATGACCGGCGGAGGCCTGTACCGGGTCGACGTGACCGATGGGTCGGTACGTCAAGTGGCCCTGCGCGGGGGCGACTTGGTGAACGGCGACGGCCTGGAGCTGGCGCACCGCACCTTGTGGGCGGCCCACAACAGGAGCAACACCCTGACCCGCTGGCGCCTGAGTCCCGACGGCGCCGAGGCCCGCCTCACCCGCACCCTGACCGACCCCGCCCTCCAGATCCCCACGACCCTGGCCCACACCCCCCACGGCCTCCTCGTCGTCCGTTCCCAGTTCGACAAGGGCGGCCCGATGGGCCCGGGGACACCGGCTGCGCCGTTCACGGTGGCACGGGTGACGGGGATGTGA
- a CDS encoding DUF4235 domain-containing protein translates to MKVSKIAYKPVGLALGAVSGMLAGAVFKQAWKALGHDEDAPDATDEDRTWREVLLAATLQGAIFAGVKAAVDRAGATATRSLTGTWPG, encoded by the coding sequence GTGAAGGTCTCGAAGATCGCCTACAAGCCGGTCGGCCTCGCCCTGGGAGCCGTCAGCGGCATGCTCGCCGGGGCGGTGTTCAAGCAGGCGTGGAAGGCGCTCGGCCACGACGAGGACGCCCCTGACGCCACCGACGAGGACCGCACCTGGCGCGAGGTGCTGCTCGCCGCCACCCTGCAGGGGGCGATCTTCGCCGGCGTCAAGGCCGCCGTCGACCGCGCGGGCGCCACCGCGACCCGCAGCCTGACCGGCACCTGGCCCGGCTGA
- a CDS encoding DUF3618 domain-containing protein, with protein sequence MTQPPHDEQTASSPEELREQVEQTREELGRTVHALSARTDVKARAQEKAAEVKQQAAVKAGELRAKAADVAHQVQDKVQDKVPDPVKDKAAEAAGQARATAARAGQVWEEKAPEPVRRRAAVAARTARDNRAWLPAALAVAAVVWLACRRRKG encoded by the coding sequence ATGACCCAGCCCCCGCACGACGAGCAGACCGCTTCCAGCCCCGAGGAACTGCGCGAGCAGGTCGAGCAGACCCGCGAGGAACTCGGGCGGACGGTCCACGCGCTGAGCGCCAGGACCGACGTCAAGGCCCGCGCCCAGGAGAAGGCCGCCGAGGTCAAACAGCAGGCCGCCGTCAAGGCCGGCGAACTCAGGGCCAAGGCCGCCGACGTCGCGCACCAGGTGCAGGACAAGGTGCAGGACAAGGTGCCCGACCCGGTCAAGGACAAGGCGGCCGAGGCCGCGGGGCAGGCCCGGGCCACGGCGGCCCGGGCCGGGCAGGTGTGGGAGGAGAAGGCGCCGGAACCGGTACGGCGCAGGGCCGCCGTGGCGGCGCGCACGGCACGGGACAACCGCGCCTGGCTGCCGGCGGCTCTCGCCGTGGCCGCCGTCGTCTGGCTGGCGTGCCGCCGCCGGAAGGGATGA
- a CDS encoding phage holin family protein: protein MSELVQRASQQLTELVRGELRLAQAEMKEKGKRYGKGGGLFGGAGVAGFLTLQALVATAIAALAVPLPVWAAALIVTAVLGVIAAVMALSGKKQVSQAAPPTPEKTIENVKSDLAEIKESAHR from the coding sequence GTGAGCGAGCTGGTGCAGCGGGCGTCGCAGCAGCTGACGGAGCTGGTGCGCGGCGAGCTGAGGCTGGCGCAGGCGGAGATGAAGGAGAAGGGCAAGCGGTACGGCAAGGGCGGCGGCCTCTTCGGAGGCGCCGGAGTCGCCGGCTTCCTGACCTTGCAGGCCCTGGTGGCCACGGCGATCGCGGCGCTCGCGGTGCCGCTGCCCGTGTGGGCCGCCGCGCTGATCGTGACCGCCGTGCTCGGCGTGATCGCCGCCGTGATGGCCCTGTCAGGGAAGAAGCAGGTCAGCCAGGCGGCCCCGCCGACGCCCGAGAAGACGATCGAGAACGTGAAGTCCGACCTGGCCGAGATCAAGGAGAGTGCGCACCGATGA
- a CDS encoding YihY/virulence factor BrkB family protein, translating to MVRLHLPGRKDHRGSDEAPGPEEAGPGPEVEGAAPDAPTELPMRSWGAVLRGSLKEFKDDELTDRAAALTYYGILSLFPALLVLVSILGLTGRSTTDKVLSNVQKLAPGSARDVLTGAVKQLQGSAGIGSVLAVVGLVLAVWSASGYVAAFIRAANAVYDMPEGRPVWKVLPVRVGLTVVLLVLAVISALIVVFSGGLARQAGSALGIGSTALTVWSIAKWPVLVALVVLMIALLYWASPNAKVKGFRWITPGSFLALVIWMIASGAFAFYVANFGSYNKTYGTMAGVIVFLVWLWIANLAILLGLEFDAETVRQRAIAGGLSPYEEPYTQPRDTRKWDEQDRRRLGEG from the coding sequence ATGGTGAGGTTGCATCTTCCAGGGCGTAAGGATCATCGTGGCAGCGACGAGGCGCCGGGGCCCGAAGAAGCGGGGCCGGGGCCCGAGGTGGAGGGGGCCGCGCCGGACGCGCCGACGGAGCTGCCGATGCGGTCGTGGGGCGCGGTGCTCAGAGGGAGTCTGAAGGAGTTCAAGGACGACGAGCTCACGGACCGTGCGGCGGCGCTGACGTACTACGGGATCCTGTCGCTGTTCCCGGCGCTGCTGGTCCTCGTCTCGATCCTCGGTCTCACCGGCAGGTCGACCACGGACAAAGTGCTCAGCAACGTCCAGAAGCTCGCGCCGGGATCGGCCAGGGACGTCCTCACCGGCGCCGTGAAGCAGCTCCAGGGCAGCGCGGGCATCGGCTCGGTGCTGGCGGTCGTGGGCCTGGTGCTGGCGGTGTGGTCGGCGTCCGGCTATGTCGCGGCGTTCATCCGGGCCGCGAACGCCGTCTACGACATGCCCGAGGGCCGGCCGGTGTGGAAGGTCCTCCCGGTACGGGTCGGGCTGACCGTCGTACTGCTGGTCCTCGCCGTGATCAGCGCGCTGATCGTGGTCTTCAGCGGTGGCCTGGCCCGTCAGGCCGGCTCCGCCCTCGGCATCGGGAGCACCGCGCTGACGGTGTGGTCGATCGCCAAGTGGCCGGTGCTGGTGGCCCTGGTCGTCCTCATGATCGCGCTGCTGTACTGGGCGAGCCCGAACGCCAAGGTCAAGGGCTTCCGGTGGATCACGCCGGGCAGTTTCCTGGCCCTGGTGATCTGGATGATCGCCTCCGGCGCCTTCGCCTTCTACGTCGCCAACTTCGGCTCCTACAACAAGACCTACGGCACCATGGCCGGCGTCATCGTCTTCCTCGTGTGGCTGTGGATCGCCAACCTGGCGATTCTGCTGGGGCTGGAGTTCGACGCGGAGACCGTGCGGCAACGGGCGATCGCCGGGGGGCTGTCACCGTACGAGGAGCCGTACACCCAGCCCCGTGACACCCGGAAATGGGACGAGCAGGACCGGCGGCGGCTGGGGGAGGGCTGA